The nucleotide sequence TCGATCTTCCTTCAATTTTATTTTGTGATATTTTAATTGGTTCAGGAATACCTAACCGATCTAAATGAGCTTTGTCTAATAGCTCCATCACACGAATAGCTGCTTTTCCTACCTTCATTGCCATATCAATATGTTCCTGTACATTAAAATTGGAATTTGTAAGCGTCAAATATAATGCTTCATGAGTTGTGGCATCAACGAATGGATCAGTATACCCTAATTGATTGGCATGTGTTCGATAGGCAGCAATCCCTTTTAAGCCAAAAATAATTGTATCTTGTAAGCTAGCGATGGTTTCATCTTTTCCACAAACACCTATTATTTTGCAGCCCCCTTTTGGAGTTTGCTCACATTGATAACAAAACATCATTATTCCCCCTTTTTACCTTTGAGTCTTATTGTTCTCAGAATAATCCAGTTTTGGAAGAAAGGCTGTGAAATTTATCACACCAAAATTAAATAAACAAAATAAAAAGAAGCTAGCTGATCAATACATAGAATTTGAAATGCTTCATTAATTTCGTTTACTTCCTTTAACAAATAGTATATAATAACGATTGATTAATTAATCATTTGTGAGAAGGAGTTGTTTTTTTGCCATTATCAGATAAACAAATAAAAATGATGGAACAAAAGCGTGAAAAAATCCTGCAGCAAGCAATCATCTTATTTGCTGAACAAGGCTACGAAAGTACAACAATCGCAAAGGTAGCAAAAGCATCAGGAGTAAGCTTTGGAAGTGTTTTTACGTATTTCGAAAACAAAGACCAGCTTTTTTTTCATGCGGTTACAGAGCCTTTAGAGAAAGTATATAAATCGGAGCTTTTAGATTTTGACCCTGATGCTGAGGATTCCTTGAATGAAATTAAGCGTATGATAGACAAACATATCCATATATTCACTGAAATGCATACGTATTTACAATTAGTTGTTCAAGTGATTGGACAGCATACTAAATTTCCAGAGCCCTTTAAAGTACTTGATGAATTTAGTGCAGAGTTTACTCAAAAAATTAATCAGGCCATCCAAAATGGTCAAAAACATGGAGTACTTGAGGATTCTGATCCTGTCATAACGGCAGAAGCTTACATGAGTTTTTTATTAGGAATGAGATTAACATTTACTGATTTTGCAATGTCAGGTTTATGGGACCAGCTTAAAATTCCAGCTCTTCGTTTATTAAATCCGAAACATTAATTTAGACGTTTCGGGTTAAATTTTTACATATAATTGATTGATTAATCAATCGTAATTAAGGAGGACATTATATGAATTTTTTTTCATTTCACCCCAATATCCAATTACGTCTAGCCCTTCAGTTTTTCACAACATTTGCCACCTCAGCGGTTGTTCCATATTTAGTTATTTTCTTCTCAACTCAGGTAGGGGCGGTTGTAACAGGACTGATGTATATCGGTGTTATACTATCCGGCATAGCTGGTGCTTTGATAGGTGGGAGAAGAACGGATCGTGTAGGAAGGAAAAGGACAATCTTGTTATGCGAAGGAATGATTAGTACGGGTTACTTTGTCGCAGGAATTAGTAATCTTATAGTCTCTTTATCTCCTTACGCAAACTTTCTGATCTTTATCGTCATATTATTTTTTACTGGAATGGTTGGTCCAGCATATGCTGCAGTTATTATTGATGCAAGTTCGAAAGAAAACAGAAAAGCGGTATATACGTTTTCGTATTGGCTTAGTAATTTGGGCATGGCTGCTGGAGGGTTAATGGGAGCTGTTCTTTTTAAAAACTATTCCTATGAGCTTTTTATTGGCATTTCAATTGTCGTTTTTGTTTCTTGGATTGTAACGAAATTTTTGCTTGAGGATACTTATCAAAGTTCAACGAAAGCTTCG is from Bacillus spongiae and encodes:
- a CDS encoding TetR/AcrR family transcriptional regulator codes for the protein MPLSDKQIKMMEQKREKILQQAIILFAEQGYESTTIAKVAKASGVSFGSVFTYFENKDQLFFHAVTEPLEKVYKSELLDFDPDAEDSLNEIKRMIDKHIHIFTEMHTYLQLVVQVIGQHTKFPEPFKVLDEFSAEFTQKINQAIQNGQKHGVLEDSDPVITAEAYMSFLLGMRLTFTDFAMSGLWDQLKIPALRLLNPKH